One Triplophysa rosa linkage group LG9, Trosa_1v2, whole genome shotgun sequence genomic window carries:
- the sufu gene encoding suppressor of fused homolog isoform X4, producing the protein MTGWGRVGMDEMRPSSGAAAHLGLASIFPPGLQAIYGECRRLYSDQANPLQVTAIVKYWLGGPDPLDYISMYRNVGCPGQDIPEHWHYVSLGLSDLYGDNRVHEFTGQEGPSGFGFELTFRLKRETGETAPPTWPAELMQGLARYVFQSENTFCSGDHISWHCPLDNSESRIQHMLLTEDPQLQPVQTPFGHVSYLQIVGVCTEELQAAQQWNGQGILDLLRGVHIAGGPWLITDMRRGETIFDIDPHLQERVDKGIETDGSNLSGVSAKCAWDDLSRPPEDEDDSRSICIGSQPRRLSDKDTEQIREALRKGLEINSKTVLPPISSQRHGHDRPQSRKDSLESESSAAIVPHELVRTRQLESVHLKFNQESGTLLPLCLRGRLLHGRHFTYKSINGDTAITFVSTGVEGAFATEEHPYAAHGPWLQILLTEEFVEHMLAEIQDLSSHESKLPKEYSWPDKKLKISVLPDAVFDSPLQ; encoded by the exons ATGACAGGCTGGG GCCGTGTGGGGATGGATGAGATGCGGCCTAGCAGCGGAGCAGCAGCGCACCTCGGCCTCGCGTCGATCTTTCCCCCGGGACTGCAGGCCATTTACGGGGAATGCAGACGCCTGTACTCCGACCAGGCGAATCCGCTGCAAGTCACAGCCATTGTGAAGTATTG GTTAGGTGGTCCAGATCCTCTGGACTACATTAGTATGTACAGAAATGTGGGGTGTCCAGGACAAGACATACCAGAACATTGGCACTATGTCAGCCTCGGTCTCAGTGACCTGTATGGGGACAACAGAGTTCATGA ATTCACAGGTCAAGAGGGCCCAAGCGGGTTTGGTTTTGAGCTCACATTTCGGCTGAAGAGAGAAACAGGAGAGACTGCACCCCCCACCTGGCCGGCAGAGCTCATGCAAGGCTTGGCTCGATATGTGTTTCAATCAG AAAACACATTCTGCAGCGGTGACCACATTTCGTGGCACTGCCCGTTGGACAACAGTGAGTCCAGAATCCAGCACATGCTACTCACAGAGGACCCCCAGCTGCAACCTGTGCAGACCCCCTTCGGTCATGTCAGCTACCTTCAG ATTGTAGGTGTTTGCACAGAGGAGCTGCAGGCAGCGCAGCAGTGGAACGGTCAAGGCATTCTGGATCTACTGAGAGGGGTGCACAT TGCTGGGGGTCCGTGGTTGATCACTGACATGAGAAGAGGGGAAACCATATTTGACATTGATCCACACTTACAA GAACGAGTGGATAAGGGCATAGAGACGGACGGATCTAACCTGAGTGGCGTCAGTGCCAAGTGTGCCTGGGATGACTTGAGCCGACCTCCTGAGGACGAGGACGACAGCAGGAGCATTTGCATCGGGTCACAGCCCCGTAGGCTGTCTGACAAAG ACACTGAACAGATTAGAGAAGCCCTGCGGAAAGGACTGGAGATTAATAGCAAGACTGTGTTGCCTCCCATCAGCAGTCAGAGGCACGGTCACGATCGGCCACA AAGTCGTAAGGACAGTCTGGAGAGCGAGAGCTCAGCTGCTATTGTTCCTCATGAGCTGGTACGAACACGACAGCTGGAAAGTGTGCATCTTAAGTTCAACCAGGAGTCTGGAACACTACTTCCACTGTGCCTCAG AGGTCGGCTGCTTCATGGTAgacatttcacatataaaagTATTAATGGAGACACAGCAATCACGTTTGTGTCCACTGGGGTTGAAGGGGCGTTTGCTACAGAAGAGCATCCGTATGCAGCTCATGGTCCATGGCTACAG ATTTTACTTACTGAGGAATTTGTGGAGCATATGCTAGCTGAGATTCAGGATTTGAGCTCCCATGAA TCTAAGCTGCCGAAGGAGTACAGCTGGCCCGATAAGAAGCTAAAGATCTCTGTCCTGCCAGACGCGGTGTTTGACAGCCCACTGCAGTAA
- the sufu gene encoding suppressor of fused homolog isoform X2: MTGWGRVGMDEMRPSSGAAAHLGLASIFPPGLQAIYGECRRLYSDQANPLQVTAIVKYWLGGPDPLDYISMYRNVGCPGQDIPEHWHYVSLGLSDLYGDNRVHEFTGQEGPSGFGFELTFRLKRETGETAPPTWPAELMQGLARYVFQSENTFCSGDHISWHCPLDNSESRIQHMLLTEDPQLQPVQTPFGHVSYLQIVGVCTEELQAAQQWNGQGILDLLRGVHIAGGPWLITDMRRGETIFDIDPHLQERVDKGIETDGSNLSGVSAKCAWDDLSRPPEDEDDSRSICIGSQPRRLSDKDTEQIREALRKGLEINSKTVLPPISSQRHGHDRPQQSVGHLQTQQNSRSRKDSLESESSAAIVPHELVRTRQLESVHLKFNQESGTLLPLCLRGRLLHGRHFTYKSINGDTAITFVSTGVEGAFATEEHPYAAHGPWLQILLTEEFVEHMLAEIQDLSSHESKLPKEYSWPDKKLKISVLPDAVFDSPLQ, encoded by the exons ATGACAGGCTGGG GCCGTGTGGGGATGGATGAGATGCGGCCTAGCAGCGGAGCAGCAGCGCACCTCGGCCTCGCGTCGATCTTTCCCCCGGGACTGCAGGCCATTTACGGGGAATGCAGACGCCTGTACTCCGACCAGGCGAATCCGCTGCAAGTCACAGCCATTGTGAAGTATTG GTTAGGTGGTCCAGATCCTCTGGACTACATTAGTATGTACAGAAATGTGGGGTGTCCAGGACAAGACATACCAGAACATTGGCACTATGTCAGCCTCGGTCTCAGTGACCTGTATGGGGACAACAGAGTTCATGA ATTCACAGGTCAAGAGGGCCCAAGCGGGTTTGGTTTTGAGCTCACATTTCGGCTGAAGAGAGAAACAGGAGAGACTGCACCCCCCACCTGGCCGGCAGAGCTCATGCAAGGCTTGGCTCGATATGTGTTTCAATCAG AAAACACATTCTGCAGCGGTGACCACATTTCGTGGCACTGCCCGTTGGACAACAGTGAGTCCAGAATCCAGCACATGCTACTCACAGAGGACCCCCAGCTGCAACCTGTGCAGACCCCCTTCGGTCATGTCAGCTACCTTCAG ATTGTAGGTGTTTGCACAGAGGAGCTGCAGGCAGCGCAGCAGTGGAACGGTCAAGGCATTCTGGATCTACTGAGAGGGGTGCACAT TGCTGGGGGTCCGTGGTTGATCACTGACATGAGAAGAGGGGAAACCATATTTGACATTGATCCACACTTACAA GAACGAGTGGATAAGGGCATAGAGACGGACGGATCTAACCTGAGTGGCGTCAGTGCCAAGTGTGCCTGGGATGACTTGAGCCGACCTCCTGAGGACGAGGACGACAGCAGGAGCATTTGCATCGGGTCACAGCCCCGTAGGCTGTCTGACAAAG ACACTGAACAGATTAGAGAAGCCCTGCGGAAAGGACTGGAGATTAATAGCAAGACTGTGTTGCCTCCCATCAGCAGTCAGAGGCACGGTCACGATCGGCCACA ACAATCAGTTGGACATTTGCAGACCCAGCAGAACTCAAG AAGTCGTAAGGACAGTCTGGAGAGCGAGAGCTCAGCTGCTATTGTTCCTCATGAGCTGGTACGAACACGACAGCTGGAAAGTGTGCATCTTAAGTTCAACCAGGAGTCTGGAACACTACTTCCACTGTGCCTCAG AGGTCGGCTGCTTCATGGTAgacatttcacatataaaagTATTAATGGAGACACAGCAATCACGTTTGTGTCCACTGGGGTTGAAGGGGCGTTTGCTACAGAAGAGCATCCGTATGCAGCTCATGGTCCATGGCTACAG ATTTTACTTACTGAGGAATTTGTGGAGCATATGCTAGCTGAGATTCAGGATTTGAGCTCCCATGAA TCTAAGCTGCCGAAGGAGTACAGCTGGCCCGATAAGAAGCTAAAGATCTCTGTCCTGCCAGACGCGGTGTTTGACAGCCCACTGCAGTAA
- the sufu gene encoding suppressor of fused homolog isoform X1 — protein MTGWGRVGMDEMRPSSGAAAHLGLASIFPPGLQAIYGECRRLYSDQANPLQVTAIVKYWLGGPDPLDYISMYRNVGCPGQDIPEHWHYVSLGLSDLYGDNRVHEFTGQEGPSGFGFELTFRLKRETGETAPPTWPAELMQGLARYVFQSENTFCSGDHISWHCPLDNSESRIQHMLLTEDPQLQPVQTPFGHVSYLQIVGVCTEELQAAQQWNGQGILDLLRGVHIAGGPWLITDMRRGETIFDIDPHLQQERVDKGIETDGSNLSGVSAKCAWDDLSRPPEDEDDSRSICIGSQPRRLSDKDTEQIREALRKGLEINSKTVLPPISSQRHGHDRPQQSVGHLQTQQNSRSRKDSLESESSAAIVPHELVRTRQLESVHLKFNQESGTLLPLCLRGRLLHGRHFTYKSINGDTAITFVSTGVEGAFATEEHPYAAHGPWLQILLTEEFVEHMLAEIQDLSSHESKLPKEYSWPDKKLKISVLPDAVFDSPLQ, from the exons ATGACAGGCTGGG GCCGTGTGGGGATGGATGAGATGCGGCCTAGCAGCGGAGCAGCAGCGCACCTCGGCCTCGCGTCGATCTTTCCCCCGGGACTGCAGGCCATTTACGGGGAATGCAGACGCCTGTACTCCGACCAGGCGAATCCGCTGCAAGTCACAGCCATTGTGAAGTATTG GTTAGGTGGTCCAGATCCTCTGGACTACATTAGTATGTACAGAAATGTGGGGTGTCCAGGACAAGACATACCAGAACATTGGCACTATGTCAGCCTCGGTCTCAGTGACCTGTATGGGGACAACAGAGTTCATGA ATTCACAGGTCAAGAGGGCCCAAGCGGGTTTGGTTTTGAGCTCACATTTCGGCTGAAGAGAGAAACAGGAGAGACTGCACCCCCCACCTGGCCGGCAGAGCTCATGCAAGGCTTGGCTCGATATGTGTTTCAATCAG AAAACACATTCTGCAGCGGTGACCACATTTCGTGGCACTGCCCGTTGGACAACAGTGAGTCCAGAATCCAGCACATGCTACTCACAGAGGACCCCCAGCTGCAACCTGTGCAGACCCCCTTCGGTCATGTCAGCTACCTTCAG ATTGTAGGTGTTTGCACAGAGGAGCTGCAGGCAGCGCAGCAGTGGAACGGTCAAGGCATTCTGGATCTACTGAGAGGGGTGCACAT TGCTGGGGGTCCGTGGTTGATCACTGACATGAGAAGAGGGGAAACCATATTTGACATTGATCCACACTTACAA CAGGAACGAGTGGATAAGGGCATAGAGACGGACGGATCTAACCTGAGTGGCGTCAGTGCCAAGTGTGCCTGGGATGACTTGAGCCGACCTCCTGAGGACGAGGACGACAGCAGGAGCATTTGCATCGGGTCACAGCCCCGTAGGCTGTCTGACAAAG ACACTGAACAGATTAGAGAAGCCCTGCGGAAAGGACTGGAGATTAATAGCAAGACTGTGTTGCCTCCCATCAGCAGTCAGAGGCACGGTCACGATCGGCCACA ACAATCAGTTGGACATTTGCAGACCCAGCAGAACTCAAG AAGTCGTAAGGACAGTCTGGAGAGCGAGAGCTCAGCTGCTATTGTTCCTCATGAGCTGGTACGAACACGACAGCTGGAAAGTGTGCATCTTAAGTTCAACCAGGAGTCTGGAACACTACTTCCACTGTGCCTCAG AGGTCGGCTGCTTCATGGTAgacatttcacatataaaagTATTAATGGAGACACAGCAATCACGTTTGTGTCCACTGGGGTTGAAGGGGCGTTTGCTACAGAAGAGCATCCGTATGCAGCTCATGGTCCATGGCTACAG ATTTTACTTACTGAGGAATTTGTGGAGCATATGCTAGCTGAGATTCAGGATTTGAGCTCCCATGAA TCTAAGCTGCCGAAGGAGTACAGCTGGCCCGATAAGAAGCTAAAGATCTCTGTCCTGCCAGACGCGGTGTTTGACAGCCCACTGCAGTAA
- the sufu gene encoding suppressor of fused homolog isoform X3 yields MTGWGRVGMDEMRPSSGAAAHLGLASIFPPGLQAIYGECRRLYSDQANPLQVTAIVKYWLGGPDPLDYISMYRNVGCPGQDIPEHWHYVSLGLSDLYGDNRVHEFTGQEGPSGFGFELTFRLKRETGETAPPTWPAELMQGLARYVFQSENTFCSGDHISWHCPLDNSESRIQHMLLTEDPQLQPVQTPFGHVSYLQIVGVCTEELQAAQQWNGQGILDLLRGVHIAGGPWLITDMRRGETIFDIDPHLQQERVDKGIETDGSNLSGVSAKCAWDDLSRPPEDEDDSRSICIGSQPRRLSDKDTEQIREALRKGLEINSKTVLPPISSQRHGHDRPQSRKDSLESESSAAIVPHELVRTRQLESVHLKFNQESGTLLPLCLRGRLLHGRHFTYKSINGDTAITFVSTGVEGAFATEEHPYAAHGPWLQILLTEEFVEHMLAEIQDLSSHESKLPKEYSWPDKKLKISVLPDAVFDSPLQ; encoded by the exons ATGACAGGCTGGG GCCGTGTGGGGATGGATGAGATGCGGCCTAGCAGCGGAGCAGCAGCGCACCTCGGCCTCGCGTCGATCTTTCCCCCGGGACTGCAGGCCATTTACGGGGAATGCAGACGCCTGTACTCCGACCAGGCGAATCCGCTGCAAGTCACAGCCATTGTGAAGTATTG GTTAGGTGGTCCAGATCCTCTGGACTACATTAGTATGTACAGAAATGTGGGGTGTCCAGGACAAGACATACCAGAACATTGGCACTATGTCAGCCTCGGTCTCAGTGACCTGTATGGGGACAACAGAGTTCATGA ATTCACAGGTCAAGAGGGCCCAAGCGGGTTTGGTTTTGAGCTCACATTTCGGCTGAAGAGAGAAACAGGAGAGACTGCACCCCCCACCTGGCCGGCAGAGCTCATGCAAGGCTTGGCTCGATATGTGTTTCAATCAG AAAACACATTCTGCAGCGGTGACCACATTTCGTGGCACTGCCCGTTGGACAACAGTGAGTCCAGAATCCAGCACATGCTACTCACAGAGGACCCCCAGCTGCAACCTGTGCAGACCCCCTTCGGTCATGTCAGCTACCTTCAG ATTGTAGGTGTTTGCACAGAGGAGCTGCAGGCAGCGCAGCAGTGGAACGGTCAAGGCATTCTGGATCTACTGAGAGGGGTGCACAT TGCTGGGGGTCCGTGGTTGATCACTGACATGAGAAGAGGGGAAACCATATTTGACATTGATCCACACTTACAA CAGGAACGAGTGGATAAGGGCATAGAGACGGACGGATCTAACCTGAGTGGCGTCAGTGCCAAGTGTGCCTGGGATGACTTGAGCCGACCTCCTGAGGACGAGGACGACAGCAGGAGCATTTGCATCGGGTCACAGCCCCGTAGGCTGTCTGACAAAG ACACTGAACAGATTAGAGAAGCCCTGCGGAAAGGACTGGAGATTAATAGCAAGACTGTGTTGCCTCCCATCAGCAGTCAGAGGCACGGTCACGATCGGCCACA AAGTCGTAAGGACAGTCTGGAGAGCGAGAGCTCAGCTGCTATTGTTCCTCATGAGCTGGTACGAACACGACAGCTGGAAAGTGTGCATCTTAAGTTCAACCAGGAGTCTGGAACACTACTTCCACTGTGCCTCAG AGGTCGGCTGCTTCATGGTAgacatttcacatataaaagTATTAATGGAGACACAGCAATCACGTTTGTGTCCACTGGGGTTGAAGGGGCGTTTGCTACAGAAGAGCATCCGTATGCAGCTCATGGTCCATGGCTACAG ATTTTACTTACTGAGGAATTTGTGGAGCATATGCTAGCTGAGATTCAGGATTTGAGCTCCCATGAA TCTAAGCTGCCGAAGGAGTACAGCTGGCCCGATAAGAAGCTAAAGATCTCTGTCCTGCCAGACGCGGTGTTTGACAGCCCACTGCAGTAA